One Solirubrobacter pauli DNA segment encodes these proteins:
- a CDS encoding VOC family protein encodes MIRLDHCVIHISDWETSNAFYRDVLGAEVVEGGSGRVAYRFGDTQLNVHGPGVDVGTLVARLPVMPGNSDLCFVWDGAPEDAVAHLERHGVAIEDGPVTRHGARGEGTSVYFRDPDGSLLELISYIKEPKGV; translated from the coding sequence ATGATCCGGCTCGACCACTGCGTCATCCACATCTCCGACTGGGAGACCTCGAACGCCTTCTACCGCGACGTCCTCGGCGCGGAGGTCGTGGAAGGTGGCTCCGGCCGTGTCGCGTACCGGTTCGGCGACACGCAGCTGAACGTGCACGGACCGGGCGTGGACGTCGGCACGCTCGTCGCCCGGCTGCCGGTGATGCCGGGCAACAGCGACCTCTGCTTCGTCTGGGACGGCGCGCCGGAGGACGCCGTCGCCCACCTCGAGCGTCACGGCGTGGCCATCGAGGACGGCCCGGTCACCCGCCACGGCGCCCGCGGCGAGGGCACGAGCGTCTACTTCCGCGACCCCGACGGCTCGCTGCTGGAGCTCATCTCGTACATAAAGGAACCTAAAGGGGTCTGA
- a CDS encoding cytochrome P450: MTLPPGPELPALAQAVAYHRDPLGVLLRARARYGPRFTLRITKPIVFVSDASLMADANAGAARRAVLPLASHRSLFGADGAEHRSERAWWEPRFRDLSEDAIAAIAERHIAGWPRGRPFRLLEKMRDIATDVFGRLILGLDDPDFVGAVRRMLRTPGNPPLPVPASLDPVFHWRAAPLRAVLERHGLDADRAIVVVAAGQEPPAIALANVGYEWARRGGAIDGAFVDETLRLRPSASAALREVDGETRALSSLLAHRDPDAFPDPHAFRLDRDYEHPLYMPFGGGVRRCVGEPLARAQLRAIPPLLPRLKAVHPRPERMVVRGTVLVPHRSALVIAT, from the coding sequence ATGACGCTGCCGCCAGGGCCGGAGCTGCCTGCCCTGGCGCAGGCCGTCGCCTACCACCGTGACCCGCTGGGCGTGCTGCTGCGCGCCCGTGCCCGCTACGGCCCGCGGTTCACCCTCCGCATCACCAAGCCAATCGTGTTCGTGTCCGACGCTTCGCTCATGGCGGACGCGAACGCCGGTGCGGCCAGGCGAGCCGTGCTCCCGCTTGCCTCCCACCGCTCGCTGTTCGGCGCCGACGGCGCCGAGCACCGCAGCGAGCGCGCCTGGTGGGAGCCGCGCTTCCGCGACCTCTCCGAGGACGCGATCGCGGCGATCGCCGAGCGCCACATCGCCGGCTGGCCGCGCGGGCGGCCGTTCCGGCTGCTGGAGAAGATGCGCGACATCGCGACCGACGTCTTCGGTCGGCTGATCCTCGGCCTCGACGACCCGGACTTCGTCGGCGCGGTGCGGCGGATGCTGCGCACGCCGGGCAACCCGCCGCTGCCCGTCCCGGCGTCGCTGGATCCCGTCTTCCATTGGCGCGCCGCACCGTTGCGCGCGGTGCTGGAGCGCCACGGGCTGGACGCCGACCGGGCGATCGTGGTGGTGGCGGCCGGCCAGGAGCCGCCGGCGATCGCGCTGGCCAACGTCGGCTACGAGTGGGCGCGGCGCGGGGGAGCGATCGACGGCGCGTTCGTCGACGAGACGCTGCGGCTGCGCCCCTCGGCGTCAGCCGCCCTACGCGAGGTCGACGGAGAGACGCGCGCGCTGTCGTCGCTGCTCGCCCACCGCGACCCGGACGCGTTCCCGGACCCGCACGCCTTCCGCCTCGACCGCGACTACGAGCACCCGCTCTACATGCCGTTCGGCGGCGGCGTCCGCCGCTGCGTGGGGGAGCCGCTGGCCCGCGCCCAGCTGCGCGCGATCCCGCCGCTCCTCCCGCGCCTGAAGGCCGTGCACCCGCGCCCGGAACGCATGGTCGTCCGCGGCACGGTGCTCGTCCCGCACCGCAGCGCGCTCGTCATCGCAACCTAA
- a CDS encoding NAD-dependent epimerase/dehydratase family protein, translating into MSRRVVVTGATGNVGTSVLEALGKDERVGEIVGIARRIPNWTPPKVRWVSADVAADDLRSAFEGAHAVIHLAWLIQPSRDGAELERVNVRGSRRVFDAALAAGVEVLVHASSIGVYSPGPKDVPVDETYPREGVDSLFYARHKAACEHALDALEGRGTRIVRLRPGLIFKREAGPEIRRLFAGPLVPTALLKPGRIPVLPLPDRLVVQAVHSRDVGDAYRLAALEPQAEGAYNVAADPVLTPDRIAKVLGARRIRVPERPLRTLAGLAWQARLQPSPPGWVDMGLAVPIMDTTRARTHLGWTPTVDSEDALREVLAGMRETSGLDTPPLKPHAGGPLRVKELLTGVGRRL; encoded by the coding sequence ATGAGCCGCAGAGTGGTGGTCACGGGCGCGACTGGAAACGTCGGGACCAGCGTCCTCGAGGCGCTGGGCAAGGACGAGCGGGTGGGGGAGATCGTCGGCATCGCGCGGCGGATCCCGAACTGGACGCCGCCGAAGGTGCGCTGGGTGTCCGCCGACGTGGCCGCCGACGACCTGCGTTCGGCCTTCGAGGGCGCGCACGCGGTCATCCACCTCGCGTGGCTCATCCAGCCGAGCCGTGACGGGGCCGAGCTCGAGCGGGTGAACGTGCGCGGCTCACGGCGCGTGTTCGACGCCGCGCTCGCGGCCGGCGTCGAGGTGCTCGTGCACGCGTCCTCGATCGGCGTCTACTCGCCCGGCCCGAAGGACGTCCCGGTGGACGAGACCTATCCGCGCGAGGGCGTCGACTCGCTCTTCTACGCCCGCCACAAGGCCGCCTGCGAGCACGCGCTGGACGCGCTGGAAGGCCGCGGCACGCGGATCGTCCGGCTGCGCCCCGGGCTGATCTTCAAGCGCGAGGCGGGACCCGAGATCCGGCGGCTGTTCGCCGGCCCGCTCGTGCCGACCGCGCTGCTCAAGCCGGGCCGCATCCCGGTGCTGCCGCTGCCCGACAGGCTGGTCGTGCAGGCCGTGCACTCGCGGGACGTCGGCGACGCCTACCGGCTCGCCGCGCTCGAACCGCAGGCCGAGGGCGCCTACAACGTCGCCGCCGACCCCGTGCTCACCCCGGACCGGATCGCCAAGGTGCTCGGCGCGCGCCGGATCCGCGTGCCCGAGCGGCCGCTGCGCACGCTCGCCGGGCTGGCCTGGCAGGCGCGCCTGCAGCCCTCACCGCCGGGCTGGGTGGACATGGGGCTCGCGGTGCCGATCATGGACACCACGCGCGCCCGGACCCACCTCGGATGGACGCCGACCGTGGACTCCGAGGACGCGCTGCGCGAGGTGCTCGCGGGCATGCGCGAGACGAGCGGGCTCGACACGCCGCCGCTGAAGCCCCACGCCGGCGGCCCGCTGCGCGTGAAGGAGCTCCTCACCGGCGTCGGGAGGCGCCTCTAG
- a CDS encoding SDR family NAD(P)-dependent oxidoreductase, whose amino-acid sequence MATTTQRPLAVVTGASSGIGYELAKQFANHGFDLIVAAEDDAINRVGTELAAEAVQVDLATDEGVDELYGRLAGRKVDAIALNAGIGAGGAFATDTDLQDELKLIDLNVRSTVHLAKHVVKDMVARDEGRILFTSSIASTMPGAFQAVYNASKSFVQSFAIALRNELKDTNVSVTSLMPGPTDTEFFERADMLDTKVGSGDKDDPADVAKDGFEALMAGKERVESASLSTKLQGRGSRLLPDSAKAELHRKMAEPGSGEG is encoded by the coding sequence ATGGCCACGACCACACAACGTCCGCTCGCCGTCGTCACCGGCGCGTCGAGCGGCATCGGATACGAGCTCGCGAAGCAGTTCGCCAACCACGGCTTCGACCTGATCGTCGCGGCGGAGGACGACGCCATCAACCGCGTCGGGACCGAGCTCGCCGCCGAGGCGGTGCAGGTCGACCTCGCGACCGACGAGGGCGTCGACGAGCTCTACGGGCGGCTCGCCGGCCGCAAGGTCGACGCGATCGCGCTCAACGCGGGCATCGGCGCGGGCGGCGCGTTCGCCACCGACACCGACCTGCAGGACGAGCTCAAGCTGATCGACCTCAACGTGCGCTCGACCGTGCACCTGGCCAAGCACGTCGTCAAGGACATGGTCGCGCGAGACGAGGGGCGGATCCTGTTCACGTCCTCGATCGCCTCGACCATGCCGGGCGCGTTCCAGGCCGTCTACAACGCCTCCAAGTCGTTCGTGCAGTCGTTCGCGATCGCGCTGCGCAACGAGCTCAAGGACACCAACGTCAGCGTCACGTCGTTGATGCCGGGGCCGACCGACACCGAGTTCTTCGAACGGGCCGACATGCTCGACACGAAGGTCGGCTCGGGGGACAAGGACGACCCGGCGGATGTCGCCAAGGACGGGTTCGAGGCGCTGATGGCGGGCAAGGAGCGCGTCGAGTCCGCGTCCCTGTCCACGAAGCTGCAAGGCCGCGGCTCGCGCCTGCTGCCCGACAGCGCCAAGGCCGAGCTGCACCGCAAGATGGCGGAGCCGGGGTCCGGCGAAGGATGA
- a CDS encoding sulfite oxidase → MHGKRDVIVHGTDPYNAETERDALAAGPLTATSAFYVRNHGDVPEPADWRLRVDGQLERPLDLSLATLREALPEHTVTATLQCAGNRRAGLIAIRDIPGEAPWGPGATGTATWTGVRLADVLALARPLPGARHVGFEGADLSPEAKPPQPFGGSIPLEKATRPEVLLAWAMNGEPLEPVHGAPLRVVVPGYIGARSVKWLNRIELRSTPWKGYFQDVVYRLLPEDDTPAPGRGLPLGLVALNADILSATPTEVRGYAFAGGERFVTRVDVSVDGGTTWTQAELLDDLGPWAWRHWRLPLDLPPGEHELIVRAWDSSAATQPEDEAGLWNPKGYVNNARPRLTLDVPRPT, encoded by the coding sequence ATGCACGGCAAACGCGACGTGATCGTCCACGGGACCGACCCGTACAACGCGGAGACCGAGCGCGACGCGCTGGCGGCCGGGCCGCTCACGGCCACGTCGGCGTTCTACGTGCGCAACCACGGCGACGTGCCCGAGCCGGCGGATTGGCGACTGCGCGTCGACGGCCAGCTCGAGCGCCCGCTGGACCTGTCGCTCGCGACGCTGCGCGAGGCGCTCCCCGAGCACACCGTGACCGCCACGCTCCAGTGCGCGGGCAACCGGCGCGCCGGCCTGATCGCGATCCGCGACATCCCGGGCGAGGCGCCCTGGGGCCCGGGCGCGACCGGCACGGCCACCTGGACCGGCGTGCGTCTCGCGGACGTGCTCGCCCTCGCCCGGCCGCTCCCGGGCGCCCGCCACGTCGGCTTCGAGGGCGCCGACCTGAGCCCGGAGGCCAAGCCGCCGCAGCCCTTCGGCGGCTCGATCCCGCTCGAGAAGGCCACCCGCCCCGAGGTGCTGCTGGCCTGGGCGATGAACGGCGAGCCGCTCGAGCCGGTGCACGGCGCGCCGCTGCGCGTGGTCGTGCCGGGCTACATCGGCGCACGGAGCGTCAAGTGGCTCAACCGGATCGAGCTGCGGAGCACGCCGTGGAAGGGCTACTTCCAGGACGTCGTCTACCGGCTGCTTCCGGAGGACGACACGCCCGCCCCGGGCCGCGGCCTCCCCCTCGGGCTCGTCGCCTTGAACGCGGACATCCTGTCGGCGACGCCGACCGAGGTCCGCGGCTACGCGTTCGCCGGCGGCGAGCGCTTCGTCACCCGCGTGGACGTGTCCGTCGACGGCGGCACCACCTGGACGCAGGCCGAGCTGCTCGACGACCTCGGCCCCTGGGCCTGGCGCCACTGGCGCCTCCCGCTGGACCTCCCGCCGGGAGAGCACGAGCTCATCGTCCGCGCCTGGGACTCGTCCGCCGCGACCCAACCGGAGGACGAGGCGGGCCTCTGGAACCCGAAGGGCTACGTCAACAACGCCCGCCCGCGCCTCACCCTCGACGTACCTCGACCAACCTAA
- a CDS encoding L-dopachrome tautomerase-related protein, which yields MSQPEIVFEFHDQMPTGVTVADDGRIFVCYPRWGDKVDFTVAELRDGKEVPFPDAEVNVFDPDRPRETLVSVQSVVIDPAGKLWLLDTGSIELQPRVEGGAKLVRVDLETNAIDHTIVVPPDVALETTYLNDIRFDLRRGDAGYAFITDSSIGEGPGGIIVVDLGSGRCHRALHDHPSTRITDGYLAVIEGQPLPELAMASDGIAISHDGERLYYCPLAGRRLYSASVEALIAGDASNTVEDHGEKGASDGLESGADGSLFATNYEQGAILRRTPGGDWEAVVRDAGLRFVDTLAVAADGFIYFTVNQLHLQDDYQGGEDRRERPFHVMRAEVGVSPVRLR from the coding sequence ATGAGCCAGCCCGAGATCGTCTTCGAGTTCCACGACCAGATGCCGACCGGGGTGACCGTGGCCGACGACGGGCGGATCTTCGTCTGCTATCCGCGCTGGGGCGACAAGGTCGACTTCACGGTCGCCGAGCTGCGCGACGGGAAGGAGGTCCCGTTCCCGGACGCGGAGGTCAACGTCTTCGACCCGGACCGCCCGCGTGAGACGCTCGTGTCCGTCCAGAGCGTCGTGATCGACCCCGCCGGGAAGCTGTGGCTGCTCGACACGGGCTCGATCGAGCTGCAGCCCCGCGTCGAGGGCGGCGCGAAGCTCGTGCGGGTCGACCTCGAGACCAACGCGATCGACCACACGATCGTCGTCCCGCCCGACGTCGCGCTCGAGACGACGTACCTGAACGACATCCGCTTCGACCTGCGGCGCGGCGACGCCGGCTACGCGTTCATCACCGACTCCTCGATCGGCGAAGGGCCGGGCGGGATCATCGTCGTCGACCTGGGCAGCGGCCGCTGCCACCGCGCCCTGCACGACCACCCCAGCACGCGGATCACCGACGGCTACCTCGCGGTGATCGAAGGGCAGCCGCTGCCCGAGCTGGCGATGGCGAGCGACGGCATCGCGATCTCCCACGACGGCGAGCGCCTCTACTACTGCCCGCTCGCGGGCCGCCGCCTGTACAGCGCGTCGGTCGAGGCGCTGATCGCCGGCGACGCCTCCAACACGGTCGAGGACCACGGGGAGAAGGGCGCCTCGGACGGCCTCGAGTCGGGCGCCGACGGCTCGCTCTTCGCCACCAACTACGAGCAGGGCGCGATCCTCCGCCGCACGCCCGGCGGCGACTGGGAGGCCGTCGTGCGCGACGCGGGCCTCCGCTTCGTCGACACGCTCGCGGTGGCCGCCGACGGCTTCATCTACTTCACCGTCAATCAGCTCCACCTGCAGGACGACTACCAGGGCGGGGAGGACCGCCGCGAGCGCCCGTTCCACGTCATGCGCGCTGAGGTCGGCGTGTCGCCGGTCCGGCTGCGGTAA
- a CDS encoding ChaB family protein, translating to MPLSKKDLPGTLQRSPEKVQKAYSETLDSAEEQYDGDEERAHRTAWAAVKHIAEKKGDHWELKDEYGPSDPQAARGGAAARDRPRETAGGVDANKTKAELEQDAREADIPGRSKMTKDELVDALQRYNDRESARARGG from the coding sequence ATGCCCCTGAGCAAGAAGGACCTCCCGGGGACGCTGCAGCGCTCCCCGGAGAAGGTGCAGAAGGCCTACAGCGAGACGCTCGACAGCGCCGAGGAGCAGTACGACGGCGACGAGGAGCGGGCGCACCGGACGGCGTGGGCGGCGGTCAAGCACATCGCCGAGAAGAAGGGCGACCACTGGGAGCTCAAGGACGAGTACGGGCCGTCGGACCCGCAGGCCGCGCGGGGCGGCGCCGCGGCGCGTGACCGCCCGCGGGAGACGGCCGGAGGCGTGGACGCCAACAAGACGAAGGCCGAGCTCGAGCAGGACGCGCGTGAGGCGGACATCCCCGGCCGGTCGAAGATGACCAAGGACGAGCTGGTCGACGCGCTCCAGCGCTACAACGATCGCGAGTCGGCTAGAGCGCGCGGAGGATGA
- the cofH gene encoding 5-amino-6-(D-ribitylamino)uracil--L-tyrosine 4-hydroxyphenyl transferase CofH, with the protein MPDRITFSPKVFIPLTQLCRDGCWYCTFAQPPKNLAAPYMSPEQVVEVALRGAEAGCHEALFTLGEAPEAQYAVAREWLAEHGYASTVEYLAAMCKLVVEETGLLPHANAGAISREELELLKGVSVSQGMMIESLREDLACHRGAPDKVPARRLATLEWAGELQVPFTTGILVGIGEDRQDRIDALQAIADSHARHGHVQEVIVQNFLPKPGTAMRHHPPCPEEDHLDAIRLAREILPADVHVQAPPNLASDLQGLVDAGIDDWGGVSPVTADFVNPERPWPSLARLREATEAAGKQLAPRLAVYPEFIDRVHPDLRFATLDRADAEGLGRDDPGAVLPQRFEDVANVADGAEVQLVGRRSTAWYSGADAQPMELPLTGEPRGAIKEVLDGVRAGQEVGLEEIVTLFSARGTDVGAVAQAADELRREVSGDTVTFVRTRNINYTNLCTFKCRFCAFAKGPLSLNLRGKPYLLTHDEIAARAREAWEAGATEVCLQGGIHPTFDGDFYWQVAKAVKHEVPDIHVHGFTALEVTEGARRLREPLEAYLRRMKDAGLSSLPGTAAEILDDPIREILCPDKIDTGQWLEAHRIAHSVGLRSNVTIMFGAVESPVSWARHMLRTRDLQKETGGFTEFVPLPFVHMASPIYLKRSARRGPTFRETLLMHAVGRIAYHGQIDNIQASWVKIGMGGLRQLLQAGVNDAGGTLMNENISRAAGASHGQSLDEVALAQLTTTLGRPLAQRTTLYGRVEEELAAA; encoded by the coding sequence ATGCCTGACCGGATCACGTTCTCGCCCAAGGTCTTCATCCCGCTCACGCAGCTCTGCCGCGACGGGTGCTGGTACTGCACGTTCGCCCAGCCGCCGAAGAACCTGGCCGCGCCGTACATGTCGCCCGAGCAGGTCGTGGAGGTGGCGCTGCGGGGTGCCGAGGCCGGCTGCCACGAGGCGCTGTTCACGTTGGGGGAGGCGCCCGAGGCGCAGTACGCGGTCGCGCGCGAGTGGCTGGCGGAGCACGGGTACGCGAGCACGGTCGAGTACCTGGCGGCGATGTGCAAGCTCGTCGTGGAGGAGACCGGGCTGCTGCCGCACGCCAACGCGGGGGCGATCAGCCGTGAGGAGCTGGAGCTCCTGAAGGGCGTCAGCGTCAGCCAGGGCATGATGATCGAGTCGCTGCGCGAGGACCTGGCGTGCCATCGGGGCGCGCCGGACAAGGTCCCGGCCCGGCGGCTGGCGACGCTGGAGTGGGCGGGCGAGCTGCAGGTCCCGTTCACCACCGGCATCCTGGTCGGGATCGGCGAGGACCGGCAGGACCGGATCGACGCGCTGCAGGCGATCGCCGACAGCCACGCGCGGCACGGCCACGTGCAGGAGGTGATCGTGCAGAACTTCCTGCCCAAGCCCGGCACGGCGATGCGCCACCACCCGCCCTGCCCGGAGGAGGACCACCTGGACGCGATCCGCCTCGCGCGCGAGATCCTCCCGGCGGACGTGCACGTGCAGGCCCCGCCGAACCTGGCGAGCGACCTGCAGGGCCTGGTGGACGCGGGGATCGACGACTGGGGCGGCGTGTCCCCGGTCACCGCCGACTTCGTGAACCCGGAGCGCCCGTGGCCGAGCCTCGCGCGGCTGCGCGAGGCGACCGAGGCCGCCGGCAAGCAGCTCGCGCCGCGCCTCGCCGTCTACCCGGAGTTCATCGACCGGGTGCACCCGGACCTGCGCTTCGCGACGCTCGACCGCGCCGACGCCGAGGGCCTCGGCCGGGACGACCCGGGCGCGGTGCTGCCGCAGCGCTTCGAGGACGTCGCCAACGTCGCCGACGGCGCGGAGGTCCAGCTCGTCGGCCGCCGCTCGACCGCCTGGTACTCCGGCGCCGACGCGCAGCCGATGGAGCTGCCGCTCACGGGCGAGCCGCGCGGCGCGATCAAGGAGGTGCTGGACGGCGTCCGCGCCGGGCAGGAGGTCGGCCTGGAGGAGATCGTCACGCTGTTCTCGGCGCGCGGGACCGACGTCGGCGCGGTCGCGCAGGCGGCCGACGAGCTGCGCCGCGAGGTGTCCGGCGACACCGTCACGTTCGTCCGCACGCGCAACATCAACTACACGAACCTGTGCACGTTCAAGTGCCGGTTCTGCGCGTTCGCCAAGGGCCCGCTGTCGCTGAACCTGCGCGGCAAGCCGTACCTGCTCACGCACGACGAGATCGCCGCCCGCGCCCGCGAGGCCTGGGAGGCCGGCGCGACCGAGGTGTGCCTGCAGGGCGGCATCCACCCGACGTTCGACGGCGACTTCTACTGGCAGGTCGCGAAGGCCGTCAAGCACGAGGTGCCGGACATCCACGTGCACGGGTTCACCGCGCTCGAGGTGACCGAGGGCGCCCGCCGCCTGCGCGAGCCGCTCGAGGCCTACCTGCGCCGGATGAAGGATGCGGGGCTGTCGTCGCTGCCCGGGACCGCCGCCGAGATCCTCGACGACCCCATCCGGGAGATCCTCTGCCCGGACAAGATCGACACCGGCCAGTGGCTGGAGGCGCACCGCATCGCGCACTCGGTCGGCCTGCGCTCGAACGTGACGATCATGTTCGGCGCGGTCGAGTCGCCGGTCAGCTGGGCGCGCCACATGCTGCGCACGCGCGACCTGCAGAAGGAGACGGGCGGCTTCACCGAGTTCGTGCCGCTCCCGTTCGTGCACATGGCGTCACCGATCTACCTCAAGCGCAGCGCGCGCCGCGGCCCGACCTTCCGCGAGACGCTGCTCATGCACGCGGTCGGCCGGATCGCCTACCACGGGCAGATCGACAACATCCAGGCCTCCTGGGTGAAGATCGGCATGGGCGGACTGCGCCAGCTCCTGCAGGCCGGCGTCAACGACGCGGGTGGCACGCTGATGAACGAGAACATCTCGCGGGCCGCGGGCGCCTCGCACGGGCAGTCGCTGGACGAGGTCGCGCTGGCGCAGCTCACGACCACGCTCGGCCGGCCGCTCGCGCAGCGCACGACGCTCTACGGGCGCGTCGAGGAGGAGCTCGCCGCCGCGTAG
- a CDS encoding adenylate/guanylate cyclase domain-containing protein has product MPVRIVTALALPIALIVLLRAAPSVDARWEDQPAHFWIVLVAGVVNAGLAIAVSEAGRRRKDARLLLIGLAFLASAGFLGLHALATPGVLLEKGNAGFVLATPVGLVVAGLLAAASAVEYPLRTALAIVRHARALLAAVLGLLALWALLSLADLPPLRSTVTPEDAEAALGVFALLGVASYGFAAVQYFRIATRRGSGLAFAIAFAFALLAEALVIVLLSLTTSWQLSWWEWHLLMAISFFTIAAAAQREWFEERFSALYLDETLAGHREVTVLFADLSGFTPFSEANGPEAVHAMLVAYFGELAPMLVDDFDGEVQDFVGDQIFAIFNKRGDHPDHALRGARAALELQRRAEAIRRPGWPRFRCGVNTGPVLAGVVGDRGHRIHGVFGDTVNLGSRLEGQARPGEVVIAGTTRDHLPDAADVEPLPPLAIKGKAEPVQAFILRAL; this is encoded by the coding sequence GTGCCCGTCCGCATCGTCACCGCGCTGGCGCTGCCGATCGCGTTGATCGTGCTGCTCCGCGCCGCCCCGTCGGTGGACGCGCGCTGGGAGGACCAGCCCGCGCACTTCTGGATCGTGCTGGTCGCGGGCGTGGTGAACGCGGGGCTCGCGATCGCGGTCAGCGAGGCCGGGCGGCGCCGCAAGGATGCGCGGCTGCTGCTGATCGGGCTCGCGTTCCTGGCCAGCGCCGGCTTCCTCGGGCTGCACGCGCTGGCGACGCCCGGGGTGCTGCTGGAGAAGGGCAACGCGGGGTTCGTGCTGGCGACGCCGGTGGGGCTCGTGGTCGCGGGGCTGCTGGCGGCGGCCAGCGCGGTCGAGTACCCGCTGCGCACGGCGCTGGCGATCGTCCGGCACGCGCGGGCGCTCCTCGCCGCGGTGCTGGGGCTGCTGGCGCTGTGGGCGCTGCTGTCGCTCGCGGACCTGCCCCCGCTGCGGTCCACGGTCACGCCCGAGGACGCGGAGGCTGCGCTCGGGGTGTTCGCGCTGCTCGGCGTGGCCAGCTACGGATTCGCGGCGGTGCAGTACTTCCGGATCGCGACGCGCCGCGGCTCCGGGCTGGCGTTCGCGATCGCGTTCGCGTTCGCGCTGCTGGCCGAGGCACTCGTGATCGTCCTGCTCTCGCTGACCACGAGCTGGCAGCTCAGCTGGTGGGAGTGGCACCTGCTGATGGCGATCAGCTTCTTCACGATCGCCGCCGCGGCGCAGCGCGAGTGGTTCGAGGAGCGCTTCAGCGCGCTCTACCTCGACGAGACGCTCGCCGGACACCGCGAGGTCACCGTCCTGTTCGCGGACCTGAGCGGCTTCACGCCGTTCTCCGAGGCCAACGGCCCGGAAGCCGTCCACGCGATGCTGGTCGCCTACTTCGGCGAGCTCGCCCCGATGCTCGTCGACGACTTCGACGGCGAGGTCCAGGACTTCGTCGGCGACCAGATCTTCGCGATCTTCAACAAGCGCGGCGACCACCCGGACCACGCGTTGCGCGGCGCCCGCGCCGCGCTGGAGCTGCAACGCCGCGCCGAGGCGATCCGGCGGCCCGGCTGGCCGCGCTTCCGCTGCGGCGTGAACACCGGCCCGGTGCTCGCCGGCGTCGTCGGCGACCGCGGGCACCGGATCCACGGCGTCTTCGGCGACACCGTCAACCTGGGCTCACGGCTAGAGGGGCAGGCGCGCCCGGGCGAGGTCGTGATCGCCGGGACGACCCGGGACCACCTCCCGGACGCGGCGGACGTCGAGCCGCTGCCGCCGCTCGCGATCAAGGGCAAGGCCGAGCCGGTGCAGGCGTTCATCCTCCGCGCGCTCTAG